In Desulfomonile tiedjei DSM 6799, a genomic segment contains:
- a CDS encoding metal ABC transporter solute-binding protein, Zn/Mn family yields the protein MRSISAHVIFLMVLFTGGVFAAVLLGMPASSLTSFSPEDDLRTRAHVCTEKPTAPPENTRPIQVLTGLQATYSITCELCKGTEIRVVSVFPERVPMFAQTRYLGENTPVIKRIASQSAAAITIRSVWSKDPLFAALRAQNIRLVEIDACCPVEPERRSVALIDVSRKTSENTDAKSIPYVWLSLANATRMAEIISEDLIRIAPDESAKINENLARLKRALFSIRSTYNAKFAELQVLEAVTLCPDFIYLTGEFQIDVLDYEPKPEIYWSDVDCQELTRLLRDRKIGVVIHKWRPAKNILDAIHAAGAHLVVLNPMDSSMADDTEPANVSYVAVMEENMRLLHDAFVTNNGN from the coding sequence TTGAGAAGCATTTCTGCACACGTCATCTTCCTCATGGTCCTGTTCACCGGTGGCGTGTTCGCGGCAGTCTTGTTGGGCATGCCGGCTTCGTCGCTTACGAGCTTTTCGCCAGAGGACGACCTGCGTACACGTGCTCACGTCTGTACCGAAAAACCGACTGCTCCTCCTGAAAACACCCGGCCCATACAGGTCTTGACCGGACTGCAGGCAACATATTCCATCACTTGCGAACTCTGCAAAGGAACCGAGATAAGAGTGGTTTCCGTCTTTCCGGAGAGAGTTCCGATGTTCGCACAAACCCGCTACTTGGGCGAGAATACGCCTGTAATTAAACGGATAGCGAGTCAATCGGCCGCAGCAATTACGATCCGCAGTGTCTGGTCGAAGGACCCTTTATTTGCGGCACTTCGGGCTCAGAACATCCGCCTTGTTGAGATCGACGCTTGCTGTCCCGTGGAGCCTGAGCGTCGAAGTGTAGCTCTCATCGATGTTTCCAGGAAGACATCCGAAAACACTGACGCCAAATCGATTCCCTACGTATGGCTGAGTCTTGCGAACGCCACTCGGATGGCAGAAATCATCAGCGAAGATCTGATTCGCATTGCACCGGATGAATCAGCAAAGATCAATGAGAACCTTGCACGCCTGAAGCGCGCGTTGTTCTCGATTCGCTCCACCTATAACGCGAAATTTGCTGAATTGCAGGTCCTGGAGGCGGTGACTCTTTGCCCGGATTTCATCTATCTCACAGGCGAGTTTCAGATCGATGTTCTCGATTATGAACCAAAACCGGAAATTTATTGGTCTGACGTGGACTGTCAGGAATTGACCCGTCTTCTCCGCGACAGAAAGATCGGCGTTGTCATTCACAAGTGGAGGCCTGCCAAGAACATCCTCGATGCAATTCATGCAGCCGGAGCCCATCTTGTAGTCCTGAATCCTATGGATTCTTCAATGGCCGACGACACAGAACCCGCGAACGTCAGTTACGTGGCCGTCATGGAAGAGAACATGCGCTTATTGCATGACGCTTTCGTCACAAACAACGGCAATTGA
- a CDS encoding metal ABC transporter permease translates to MIEWLEILRAACAQAAEAGWLPESLKYAFVVNALLCAMLIGPLLGGIGTIVVIKRLAFFSQAVGQAALTGVALGILLGEPYTSPYVSLFGFCILFGLVMNFTRNRTKIASDTLIGVYLSISIAVGACLLLFVTGKVNMHVLDQVLFGSILTVDNVDMAILVVISVLCVLLGFRSYNRMLLVSFNPSLARVRNVHPVFLDYVFIFMITIITVASVKIIGAVLVEALLLIPAAAARNISGSVRGFFFSSVVIATLSCLIGIFLPMQLRLPVPSGGAIIIVGAVFFLISAAIQPLLAKID, encoded by the coding sequence ATGATCGAATGGCTGGAGATATTGCGAGCGGCCTGTGCCCAAGCGGCAGAGGCGGGATGGCTTCCCGAATCGCTTAAATACGCGTTCGTGGTGAACGCTCTTCTTTGTGCAATGTTGATCGGTCCGCTGCTAGGGGGCATTGGAACCATTGTCGTCATCAAACGATTAGCTTTCTTCTCGCAAGCCGTGGGACAGGCAGCGCTTACCGGTGTTGCACTCGGAATCTTGCTTGGTGAACCGTACACGTCGCCATACGTATCTCTCTTCGGGTTTTGCATACTCTTCGGACTGGTCATGAACTTCACACGTAATCGAACGAAGATAGCCAGTGACACGTTGATCGGGGTCTATCTCTCCATATCGATAGCAGTGGGCGCCTGTCTCTTGCTCTTCGTGACCGGCAAGGTCAACATGCACGTGCTCGATCAAGTCCTGTTCGGGTCAATCCTGACCGTTGATAATGTGGATATGGCAATCCTGGTAGTCATCTCAGTTCTGTGTGTACTCCTCGGATTCCGGAGTTACAACCGAATGCTTCTGGTGAGTTTCAACCCGAGCCTCGCCAGAGTGCGGAATGTTCATCCAGTGTTCCTCGATTACGTGTTCATCTTCATGATAACGATAATTACCGTGGCGTCGGTGAAGATCATCGGAGCGGTCCTCGTCGAGGCCCTTCTCCTCATCCCTGCGGCTGCGGCGAGAAATATAAGCGGATCGGTCAGGGGCTTTTTCTTCAGCAGTGTTGTTATAGCCACTCTGAGTTGTCTGATCGGCATTTTTCTTCCAATGCAATTGCGGCTTCCTGTTCCTTCAGGCGGTGCGATCATAATCGTGGGGGCAGTATTCTTCCTTATTTCTGCTGCCATTCAACCGCTTCTGGCGAAAATCGATTAA
- a CDS encoding metal ABC transporter ATP-binding protein, whose translation MSGPSIVFHNVSLRYGNTEVLSDLNFTVAPGTLHALIGPNGGGKTSTIKSLLGETTHTGCIEIHWGEGRTIGYVPQMLDFDQNLPITVNDLMAILCQDRPAFLGAGRAMRNAFAPLLDRVGMGEKRNRLMGELSGGERQRVILAQALLPAPNLLILDEPTSGMDKTGAEIFQRIVRELKEQGVTIVWVHHNLREVRETADWVTCVNRRSIFSGKPAEVLTEERILDVFSAHSATETPV comes from the coding sequence ATGAGCGGTCCGTCAATCGTCTTTCATAATGTCTCCTTGCGGTACGGCAACACTGAAGTGCTTTCGGATCTGAACTTCACAGTTGCACCGGGGACTCTCCATGCTTTGATCGGCCCCAATGGCGGAGGCAAGACTTCCACGATCAAATCGCTCCTGGGTGAAACTACGCACACAGGCTGCATAGAGATTCATTGGGGAGAAGGAAGAACCATCGGGTACGTCCCCCAAATGTTAGATTTCGACCAGAACTTGCCCATTACGGTAAACGATCTGATGGCTATCCTGTGCCAGGATCGACCAGCGTTTCTCGGAGCGGGAAGAGCCATGCGCAATGCATTTGCACCATTGCTTGACCGAGTGGGAATGGGTGAGAAACGCAATCGCCTCATGGGGGAACTCTCCGGTGGTGAACGCCAACGGGTAATACTGGCGCAGGCTCTTCTGCCTGCCCCGAATCTTCTCATACTTGATGAGCCGACTTCGGGAATGGACAAGACCGGTGCGGAGATATTTCAACGCATTGTGCGCGAGCTGAAAGAACAGGGCGTTACCATTGTGTGGGTGCACCACAATCTCAGAGAAGTGCGAGAAACAGCCGACTGGGTCACGTGTGTAAATCGTCGCTCCATATTCTCCGGTAAGCCTGCGGAAGTGCTGACCGAGGAACGCATACTCGACGTTTTCTCGGCTCACTCTGCAACGGAGACCCCGGTATGA
- a CDS encoding metal ABC transporter solute-binding protein, Zn/Mn family: protein MKRLLLIAVLILAPVLSTAEENVATGEPSMRLLRIGVTLHPYYSYVANIVGDKAEVVPLIQPGFNPHNYRPQPEDIKRLVNPETKLDALVVNGVGHDEFAFEILKAAGLDGKLPLIYANKGVAMIPIAGSNEREKIVNPHTFVSITASIEQVYNIAKELGNIDPANAAFYRNNARAYAHRLRKMKADYMKRLANLPDLEFRCATLHGGYDYLLQDFGLQVAAVIEPKHGLKPTAIELAETIAEIKEHHINVVFTEMDFPDKVIETIQKETGIRVRYLSHLTAGEYEPDAFEKGMRRNLENLTNALLEAHGKEHIIDQR from the coding sequence GTGAAGCGCCTCTTGTTGATTGCTGTCCTGATACTTGCGCCTGTTCTGTCCACTGCCGAAGAGAACGTCGCGACCGGTGAGCCAAGCATGCGACTCCTCCGTATTGGCGTGACGCTCCACCCCTATTACAGCTACGTAGCAAATATTGTCGGGGACAAAGCGGAAGTGGTACCCCTCATTCAGCCGGGCTTCAATCCGCACAATTATCGGCCTCAGCCGGAAGACATAAAGCGCCTTGTCAATCCTGAAACCAAACTGGATGCGCTTGTGGTCAACGGTGTCGGCCATGACGAATTTGCTTTCGAAATTCTCAAGGCTGCGGGACTGGATGGGAAGCTGCCGCTCATCTATGCGAACAAGGGGGTGGCAATGATCCCCATCGCGGGTTCAAACGAACGCGAAAAGATTGTCAATCCCCATACCTTCGTGAGCATAACTGCATCCATCGAGCAAGTCTACAATATCGCAAAAGAACTGGGCAATATCGATCCCGCAAATGCAGCATTCTATCGAAATAATGCCCGTGCTTATGCACATCGCTTGAGAAAGATGAAAGCAGATTACATGAAGAGACTGGCAAATCTGCCCGACCTGGAATTCCGTTGCGCAACTCTGCACGGAGGTTACGATTATCTGCTCCAGGATTTTGGACTCCAGGTCGCGGCAGTAATAGAACCAAAGCACGGTCTCAAACCCACCGCCATCGAACTTGCGGAGACTATTGCCGAGATCAAAGAGCATCACATCAATGTCGTTTTCACGGAGATGGATTTTCCTGACAAGGTGATCGAGACCATCCAGAAGGAAACAGGGATCCGCGTACGTTACCTTTCCCACCTCACCGCAGGGGAATATGAACCGGATGCATTCGAAAAGGGAATGCGCCGAAACCTGGAAAACCTGACAAACGCCTTACTCGAGGCGCACGGCAAGGAGCACATCATTGACCAACGGTGA
- a CDS encoding DUF6162 family protein, producing MKKPNIEIVRPANARGEKYGLLIALLVIVVAWAGLIHCRSHHEERVGLEAWQVGAFRDLNTAEQGLFGDLRVAAEEVHQAYLDQNGTWPRVDTLQAEGIAPFTQDKAWRNRGKIEWSDRLEDERGLDRIIYLGLRSDSGTTGSFLLEIHHHRQVDQDGPPYRVWHHPGRPESPTDVNWNSLVQTGWKEIVAYQGEDEVRRLKGIKQ from the coding sequence ATGAAAAAGCCGAACATCGAAATAGTTCGTCCTGCCAACGCCAGAGGCGAAAAATACGGCCTTCTGATAGCTCTGCTGGTGATTGTTGTTGCATGGGCAGGTCTTATTCACTGTCGATCGCATCATGAAGAAAGAGTCGGCTTGGAGGCATGGCAAGTAGGCGCATTTCGAGATCTCAATACTGCCGAGCAGGGACTCTTTGGAGATTTGCGGGTCGCTGCAGAAGAAGTTCATCAGGCCTACCTCGATCAAAATGGTACTTGGCCCCGAGTTGACACCTTGCAGGCGGAAGGTATCGCTCCTTTTACGCAGGACAAAGCCTGGCGCAACCGGGGCAAGATCGAGTGGAGCGATCGTTTGGAGGATGAACGTGGCCTGGACAGGATTATCTATTTGGGTTTGCGATCCGATTCGGGAACGACCGGATCGTTTCTTCTGGAGATCCATCACCACAGGCAAGTCGACCAGGACGGTCCACCTTACCGGGTCTGGCATCATCCCGGCCGGCCTGAATCGCCCACAGATGTCAACTGGAATTCGCTTGTGCAGACTGGCTGGAAGGAAATTGTCGCGTACCAGGGAGAGGATGAGGTACGTCGATTGAAAGGAATCAAGCAGTGA
- a CDS encoding tyrosine-type recombinase/integrase: MSNIQINGGCRESEVCALRWKWEIPYPGLNTSVFVIPGEFVKNRDDRVVVLNRVALSVIEEVRGDHPEFVFSYKGRQVKKMYGRAWRKARQKVGLSECRVHDLKHTFGRRLRGADVPEEDRKDLMGHKHGRSITTHYSMAEITKLIAYANRVCDDERHKSDTIVFLEKRKRQANGA, from the coding sequence ATGTCAAATATTCAAATCAATGGCGGTTGCCGCGAAAGTGAGGTGTGCGCTTTACGATGGAAATGGGAAATCCCGTATCCGGGACTCAACACATCAGTCTTCGTCATCCCTGGTGAGTTTGTAAAAAACCGAGATGACAGGGTTGTGGTTTTAAACAGAGTCGCTCTATCTGTAATAGAAGAGGTGAGAGGGGATCATCCTGAGTTCGTATTCTCGTACAAGGGAAGACAGGTGAAGAAAATGTATGGTCGCGCGTGGCGTAAAGCGAGACAAAAAGTTGGACTATCTGAGTGTCGCGTTCACGACCTGAAACACACTTTCGGCCGTCGTCTCCGGGGGGCCGATGTTCCAGAGGAAGATCGCAAGGATTTGATGGGACATAAGCACGGTCGTAGCATCACAACTCATTATTCAATGGCAGAGATTACGAAGCTCATAGCTTATGCCAACAGGGTTTGCGACGATGAGCGTCACAAATCTGACACAATAGTTTTCTTAGAAAAAAGAAAACGCCAAGCTAATGGAGCTTAA
- a CDS encoding LysM peptidoglycan-binding domain-containing protein, translating to MKRSFIACCLILTLGLITSCAYLQKPDVPPPLPPVETKIKPPFKVKAEHFAKFPWNELSPVRKDEPELNTEVYTVKEGDTLESIAEAKMGDKALAGPLGEYNEIRGAVVPGEKIVIPYPIIGVSSKLLIKSKGTKEFGPPAPFNTELNKGDEYKMRFETNADGYLYVFRQGLKAVTLLYPAKPAKPKPPAGRRARQAKPEEPPSVSDTGGKVAAHEAIEIPIAQKKGFVFDSANRGDMIFVFFSMRRISDLDDLKEKKTITVQELQAVMHRVKQEDVVSEPPNTVIRVSDPLEILGFTLNLNG from the coding sequence ATGAAACGAAGCTTTATTGCCTGCTGCCTCATACTTACTCTGGGGCTGATCACGAGCTGTGCCTATTTACAGAAACCGGATGTGCCCCCGCCGCTCCCGCCTGTTGAAACAAAGATCAAGCCGCCATTCAAAGTCAAAGCGGAGCACTTTGCAAAGTTTCCCTGGAATGAGCTTTCACCCGTACGCAAGGATGAACCGGAACTCAACACCGAAGTGTACACGGTGAAAGAAGGAGACACTCTGGAATCTATTGCTGAAGCCAAAATGGGAGACAAAGCGCTTGCAGGTCCGCTCGGCGAATATAACGAAATCCGCGGTGCTGTTGTGCCCGGCGAAAAGATTGTCATTCCATATCCCATCATCGGTGTGAGCAGTAAGCTTCTGATCAAGAGTAAGGGAACGAAAGAATTCGGCCCGCCGGCCCCCTTCAACACGGAGCTGAATAAGGGCGACGAATACAAAATGAGATTCGAAACGAATGCGGACGGATACCTGTATGTGTTTCGCCAGGGACTCAAGGCTGTCACTCTCCTGTATCCGGCCAAACCTGCCAAACCAAAGCCGCCGGCAGGCAGACGCGCAAGACAGGCAAAACCGGAGGAACCGCCTTCAGTGAGCGATACAGGCGGAAAAGTTGCGGCTCATGAAGCAATAGAGATTCCCATAGCCCAGAAAAAAGGGTTCGTTTTCGATTCTGCGAATCGTGGCGACATGATATTCGTCTTCTTCTCGATGAGGCGAATTTCCGATCTTGATGATTTGAAGGAAAAGAAAACCATTACTGTGCAGGAGCTCCAGGCCGTGATGCATCGCGTGAAGCAGGAAGACGTTGTGTCCGAACCGCCGAATACAGTGATCAGGGTTTCGGATCCATTGGAAATCCTGGGATTCACGCTCAATCTCAACGGATAG
- a CDS encoding CvpA family protein has protein sequence MNALESYNIIDICILCTLLVTVALGLWKGFIRSLTALASLAIGVLGAMRYHTVIQPYLSKVSSLDPHISMILSMVIIFVLVQIVFVILRWILDALLDLTRLTWLDRVCGAAMGLAGGLLISAAVVQAILIGIPDWPLVKTSKLIGPVDQLAVRGMDYAPKQAKDRMQSLITKWKGTQEPGSVLPQRETAPSQKAPSAPPAIAK, from the coding sequence ATGAATGCTTTGGAATCCTACAATATTATAGATATCTGCATACTCTGCACGCTCCTGGTCACCGTTGCCCTTGGTTTGTGGAAAGGGTTTATACGGTCACTTACAGCTCTTGCCAGTCTAGCAATCGGAGTGCTGGGGGCAATGAGATATCATACGGTCATTCAGCCATATCTCAGTAAGGTCTCGTCGCTGGACCCTCATATTTCCATGATTCTCTCCATGGTTATCATTTTCGTGCTTGTTCAGATCGTATTTGTGATACTCCGCTGGATTTTGGACGCGCTGCTCGATCTCACCAGGCTGACCTGGTTAGACCGGGTATGTGGCGCTGCAATGGGGCTTGCCGGCGGTTTGCTTATTTCAGCGGCTGTGGTCCAGGCCATTCTTATTGGAATCCCGGATTGGCCGCTCGTTAAGACGTCGAAACTTATTGGGCCGGTTGATCAGCTTGCCGTGAGGGGCATGGATTATGCCCCGAAGCAGGCAAAAGATCGGATGCAATCACTCATAACCAAATGGAAGGGCACCCAGGAGCCCGGTTCTGTGCTGCCTCAGCGAGAAACTGCTCCTTCACAGAAGGCACCGAGTGCTCCCCCCGCGATCGCCAAGTGA